From a region of the Castor canadensis chromosome 7, mCasCan1.hap1v2, whole genome shotgun sequence genome:
- the Mib2 gene encoding E3 ubiquitin-protein ligase MIB2 isoform X6: MDPDPQAGVQVGMRVVRGVDWKWGQQDGGEGGVGTVVELGRHGSPSTPDRTVVVQWDQGTRTNYRAGYQGAHDLLLYDNAQIGIRHPNIICDCCKKHGLRGMRWKCRVCFDYDLCTQCYMHNKHDLTHAFERYETAHSRPVTLSPRQGLPRISLRGIFQGAKVVRGPDWEWGSQDGGEGKPGHVVDIRGWDVETGRSVASVTWADGTTNVYRVGHKGKVDLKCVGEAAGGFYYKEHLPRLGKPAELQRRVSADSQPFQRGDKVKCLLDTDVLRDMQEGHGGWNPRMAEHNSFWVGDVVRVIDDLDTVKRLQAGHGEWTDDMAPALGRIGKVVKVFGDGNLRVAVGGQRWTFSPSCLLAYRPEEDANLDVAERARENKSSLSVALDKLRAQKSDPEHPGRLVVEAALGNVARALDLLRRHPEQVDTKNQGRTALQVAAYLGQVELVRLLLQARAGVDLPDDEGNTAVHYAALGNQPEAARVLLSAGCGADVLNGSRSTALHVAVQRGFLEVVKILCERGCDVNLPDAHADTPLHSAISAGIGASGIVEVLTEVPGIDVTATNSQGFTLLHHASLKGHALAVRKILARARQLVDAKKEDGFTALHLAALNNHREVAQILIREGRCDVNVRNRKLQSPLHLAVQQAHVGLVPLLVDAGCSVNTEDEEGDTALHVALQRHQQLPLVADRAGGDPGPLQLLSRLQASGLPGSAELTVGAAVACFLALEGADVSYANHRGRSPLDLAAQGRVLKALQGCAQRFRERQAGSGGGTTPGPRHVLSTPNTVTNLHVTANVGPEAAECLVCSELALLVLFSPCQHRTVCEECARRMKKCIMCQVVISKKLRPDGSEVASAAPAPGPPRQLVEELQSRYRQMEERITCPICIDSHIRLVFQCGHGACAPCGAALSACPICRQPIRDRIQIFV, translated from the exons ATGGACCCAGACCCCCAGGCAGGTGTGCAGGTGGGCATGCGTGTGGTGCGTGGCGTGGACTGGAAGTGGGGCCAGCAGGATGGAGGCGAGGGCGGCGTGGGCACGGTGGTGGAGCTCGGCCGCCATGGCAGCCCCTCGACCCCCGACCGCACAGTTGTTGTGCAGTGGGACCAAGGCACGCGCACCAACTATCGTGCCGGCTACCAGGGCGCCCACGACCTGCTTCTCTACGACAATGCACAGATCG GCATCCGCCACCCCAATATCATTTGTGACTGCTGTAAGAAGCACGGGCTGCGGGGCATGCGGTGGAAGTGCCGCGTCTGCTTCGACTACGACCTCTGCACGCAGTGCTACATGCACAACAAGCACGACCTCACCCATGCCTTTGAGCGCTATGAGACAGCCCACTCACGCCC TGTCACTCTGAGTCCCCGCCAGGGCCTCCCTAGGATCTCACTAAGGGGCATCTTTCAGGGAGCGAAGGTGGTGCGAGGCCCCGACTGGGAGTGGGGCTCACAGGACG gaggggaagggaagccaGGCCATGTGGTGGATATCCGTGGCTGGGATGTGGAGACAGGCAGGAGCGTGGCCAGCGTGACATGGGCAGATGGAACCACCAACGTGTACCGTGTAGGCCACAAGGGCAAGGTGGACCTCAAATGTGTAGGAGAGGCAGCTGGCGGGTTCTACTACAAGGAGCATCTCCCGAGGCTTG GCAAGCCAGCAGAGCTACAGCGCAGGGTGAGTGCTGACAGCCAGCCCTTCCAGCGTGGGGACAAGGTCAAGTGTCTGTTGGACACAGATGTCCTGAGGGACATGCAGGAAGGCCACGGCGGCTGGAACCCAAGGATGGCGGAG CACAACTCCTTCTGGGTGGGAGACGTGGTCCGGGTCATCGACGACCTTGATACCGTGAAGAGACTGCAGGCTGGACACGGAGAATGGACGGACGACATGGCTCCT GCCTTGGGCCGCATTGGGAAAGTGGTGAAAGTGTTTGGAGATGGGAACCTTCGTGTGGCAGTTGGCGGTCAGCGGTGGACCTTCAGCCCCTCCTGCTTGCTGGCCTACCGGCCTGAGGAGGACGCCAACCTGGATGTGGCTGAACGAGCCAGGGAGAACAAAA GCTCACTGAGTGTGGCCCTGGACAAGCTACGGGCCCAGAAGAGTGACCCGGAACACCCAGGGAGACTGGTGGTGGAGGCTGCACTGGGCAATGTGGCCCGGGCTCTGGACCTGCTGCGGAGGCATCCCGAACAG GTGGACACTAAGAACCAGGGCAGGACTGCCCTGCAGGTGGCTGCCTACTTGGGCCAGGTGGAGCTGGTGCGGCTGCTGCTGCAGGCAAGAGCAGGTGTGGACCTGCCAGACGACGAGGGCAACACCGCAGTACATTACGCAGCTCTCGG GAACCAGCCTGAGGCTGCTCGGGTGCTCCTGAGTGCAGGGTGCGGGGCAGATGTTCTCAATGGCAGCCGGAGCACAGCGCTGCACGTGGCTGTGCAGAGAGGCTTCCTGGAGGTGGTAAAGATCCTGTGTGAGCGTGGCTGTGACGTCAACCTTCCC GATGCCCATGCTGACACACCTCTGCACTCCGCCATCTCTGCGGGCATCGGTGCCAGTGGCATCGTTGAGGTCCTCACCGAGGTGCCAGGGATCGATGTCACTGCCACCAACAGCCAGGGCTTCACGTTGCTGCACCATGCATCCCTCAAAGGCCATGCGCT AGCTGTCAGGAAGATCCTGGCACGAGCTCGGCAGCTGGTGGACGCCAAGAAGGAGGATGGGTTTACTGCACTGCATCTGGCTGCCCTCAACAACCACCGTGAGGTGGCCCAGATCCTCATCCGAGAG GGTCGCTGTGATGTGAATGTGCGCAACCGGAAGCTCCAGTCCCCTCTACACCTGGCTGTGCAGCAGGCTCACGTGGGACTGGTGCCACTGTTGGTGGACGCTGGCTGCAGTGTCAACACTGAAGACGAGGAGGGAGACACAGCCCTGCACGTGGCACTGCAGCGGCATCAGCAGCTCCCCTTGGTGGCTGACAGGGCTGGGGGGGACCCAGGGCCCTTGCAGCTGCTGTCCAGg CTACAGGCCTCAGGCCTCCCGGGCAGCGCAGAGCTGACGGTGGGCGCAGCAGTGGCCTGCTTCCTGGCGCTGGAGGGCGCAGACGTGAGCTATGCCAACCACCGTGGCCGGAGCCCACTGGACCTGGCCGCTCAGGGCCGCGTGCTCAAGGCCCTGCAGGGCTGTGCCCAACGTTTCAG GGAGAGACAGGCAGGCAGCGGTGGGGGCACGACCCCGGGCCCCAGGCACGTGCTCAGCACCCCCAACACCGTGACGAATCTGCACGTGACCGCCAACGTGGGGCCGGAGGCCGCTGAGTGCCTGGTATGCTCAGAGCTGGCGTTGCTGGTTCTGTTCTCACCGTGCCAGCACCGCACCGTGTGCGAGG AGTGCGCACGCAGGATGAAGAAATGCATCATGTGCCAGGTGGTCATCAGCAAGAAGCTGCGCCCAG ATGGCTCGGAGGTGGCCAGTGCGGCCCCTGCGCCCGGCCCGCCGCGGCAGCTGGTGGAGGAGCTGCAGAGCCGCTACCGGCAGATGGAGGAGCGCATCACCTGCCCGATCTGCATCGATAGCCACATCCGCCTTGTGTTTCAGTGCGGCCATGGCGCGTGCGCGCCTTGCGGCGCTGCGCTCAGCGCCTGCCCCATCTGCCGCCAGCCCATCCGCGACCGCATCCAGATCTTCGTGTGA
- the Mib2 gene encoding E3 ubiquitin-protein ligase MIB2 isoform X5, giving the protein MDPDPQAGVQVGMRVVRGVDWKWGQQDGGEGGVGTVVELGRHGSPSTPDRTVVVQWDQGTRTNYRAGYQGAHDLLLYDNAQIGIRHPNIICDCCKKHGLRGMRWKCRVCFDYDLCTQCYMHNKHDLTHAFERYETAHSRPVTLSPRQGLPRISLRGIFQGAKVVRGPDWEWGSQDGGEGKPGHVVDIRGWDVETGRSVASVTWADGTTNVYRVGHKGKVDLKCVGEAAGGFYYKEHLPRLGKPAELQRRVSADSQPFQRGDKVKCLLDTDVLRDMQEGHGGWNPRMAEHNSFWVGDVVRVIDDLDTVKRLQAGHGEWTDDMAPALGRIGKVVKVFGDGNLRVAVGGQRWTFSPSCLLAYRPEEDANLDVAERARENKSAAPAPVTCGRQGGPWPALTSALPPGSLSVALDKLRAQKSDPEHPGRLVVEAALGNVARALDLLRRHPEQVDTKNQGRTALQVAAYLGQVELVRLLLQARAGVDLPDDEGNTAVHYAALGNQPEAARVLLSAGCGADVLNGSRSTALHVAVQRGFLEVVKILCERGCDVNLPDAHADTPLHSAISAGIGASGIVEVLTEVPGIDVTATNSQGFTLLHHASLKGHALAVRKILARARQLVDAKKEDGFTALHLAALNNHREVAQILIREGRCDVNVRNRKLQSPLHLAVQQAHVGLVPLLVDAGCSVNTEDEEGDTALHVALQRHQQLPLVADRAGGDPGPLQLLSRLQASGLPGSAELTVGAAVACFLALEGADVSYANHRGRSPLDLAAQGRVLKALQGCAQRFRERQAGSGGGTTPGPRHVLSTPNTVTNLHVTANVGPEAAECLVCSELALLVLFSPCQHRTVCEECARRMKKCIMCQVVISKKLRPDGSEVASAAPAPGPPRQLVEELQSRYRQMEERITCPICIDSHIRLVFQCGHGACAPCGAALSACPICRQPIRDRIQIFV; this is encoded by the exons ATGGACCCAGACCCCCAGGCAGGTGTGCAGGTGGGCATGCGTGTGGTGCGTGGCGTGGACTGGAAGTGGGGCCAGCAGGATGGAGGCGAGGGCGGCGTGGGCACGGTGGTGGAGCTCGGCCGCCATGGCAGCCCCTCGACCCCCGACCGCACAGTTGTTGTGCAGTGGGACCAAGGCACGCGCACCAACTATCGTGCCGGCTACCAGGGCGCCCACGACCTGCTTCTCTACGACAATGCACAGATCG GCATCCGCCACCCCAATATCATTTGTGACTGCTGTAAGAAGCACGGGCTGCGGGGCATGCGGTGGAAGTGCCGCGTCTGCTTCGACTACGACCTCTGCACGCAGTGCTACATGCACAACAAGCACGACCTCACCCATGCCTTTGAGCGCTATGAGACAGCCCACTCACGCCC TGTCACTCTGAGTCCCCGCCAGGGCCTCCCTAGGATCTCACTAAGGGGCATCTTTCAGGGAGCGAAGGTGGTGCGAGGCCCCGACTGGGAGTGGGGCTCACAGGACG gaggggaagggaagccaGGCCATGTGGTGGATATCCGTGGCTGGGATGTGGAGACAGGCAGGAGCGTGGCCAGCGTGACATGGGCAGATGGAACCACCAACGTGTACCGTGTAGGCCACAAGGGCAAGGTGGACCTCAAATGTGTAGGAGAGGCAGCTGGCGGGTTCTACTACAAGGAGCATCTCCCGAGGCTTG GCAAGCCAGCAGAGCTACAGCGCAGGGTGAGTGCTGACAGCCAGCCCTTCCAGCGTGGGGACAAGGTCAAGTGTCTGTTGGACACAGATGTCCTGAGGGACATGCAGGAAGGCCACGGCGGCTGGAACCCAAGGATGGCGGAG CACAACTCCTTCTGGGTGGGAGACGTGGTCCGGGTCATCGACGACCTTGATACCGTGAAGAGACTGCAGGCTGGACACGGAGAATGGACGGACGACATGGCTCCT GCCTTGGGCCGCATTGGGAAAGTGGTGAAAGTGTTTGGAGATGGGAACCTTCGTGTGGCAGTTGGCGGTCAGCGGTGGACCTTCAGCCCCTCCTGCTTGCTGGCCTACCGGCCTGAGGAGGACGCCAACCTGGATGTGGCTGAACGAGCCAGGGAGAACAAAAGTGCGGCACCAGCCccggtgacctgtgggaggcagggcgGCCCCTGGCCAGCACTTACCTCAGCCCTGCCCCCAGGCTCACTGAGTGTGGCCCTGGACAAGCTACGGGCCCAGAAGAGTGACCCGGAACACCCAGGGAGACTGGTGGTGGAGGCTGCACTGGGCAATGTGGCCCGGGCTCTGGACCTGCTGCGGAGGCATCCCGAACAG GTGGACACTAAGAACCAGGGCAGGACTGCCCTGCAGGTGGCTGCCTACTTGGGCCAGGTGGAGCTGGTGCGGCTGCTGCTGCAGGCAAGAGCAGGTGTGGACCTGCCAGACGACGAGGGCAACACCGCAGTACATTACGCAGCTCTCGG GAACCAGCCTGAGGCTGCTCGGGTGCTCCTGAGTGCAGGGTGCGGGGCAGATGTTCTCAATGGCAGCCGGAGCACAGCGCTGCACGTGGCTGTGCAGAGAGGCTTCCTGGAGGTGGTAAAGATCCTGTGTGAGCGTGGCTGTGACGTCAACCTTCCC GATGCCCATGCTGACACACCTCTGCACTCCGCCATCTCTGCGGGCATCGGTGCCAGTGGCATCGTTGAGGTCCTCACCGAGGTGCCAGGGATCGATGTCACTGCCACCAACAGCCAGGGCTTCACGTTGCTGCACCATGCATCCCTCAAAGGCCATGCGCT AGCTGTCAGGAAGATCCTGGCACGAGCTCGGCAGCTGGTGGACGCCAAGAAGGAGGATGGGTTTACTGCACTGCATCTGGCTGCCCTCAACAACCACCGTGAGGTGGCCCAGATCCTCATCCGAGAG GGTCGCTGTGATGTGAATGTGCGCAACCGGAAGCTCCAGTCCCCTCTACACCTGGCTGTGCAGCAGGCTCACGTGGGACTGGTGCCACTGTTGGTGGACGCTGGCTGCAGTGTCAACACTGAAGACGAGGAGGGAGACACAGCCCTGCACGTGGCACTGCAGCGGCATCAGCAGCTCCCCTTGGTGGCTGACAGGGCTGGGGGGGACCCAGGGCCCTTGCAGCTGCTGTCCAGg CTACAGGCCTCAGGCCTCCCGGGCAGCGCAGAGCTGACGGTGGGCGCAGCAGTGGCCTGCTTCCTGGCGCTGGAGGGCGCAGACGTGAGCTATGCCAACCACCGTGGCCGGAGCCCACTGGACCTGGCCGCTCAGGGCCGCGTGCTCAAGGCCCTGCAGGGCTGTGCCCAACGTTTCAG GGAGAGACAGGCAGGCAGCGGTGGGGGCACGACCCCGGGCCCCAGGCACGTGCTCAGCACCCCCAACACCGTGACGAATCTGCACGTGACCGCCAACGTGGGGCCGGAGGCCGCTGAGTGCCTGGTATGCTCAGAGCTGGCGTTGCTGGTTCTGTTCTCACCGTGCCAGCACCGCACCGTGTGCGAGG AGTGCGCACGCAGGATGAAGAAATGCATCATGTGCCAGGTGGTCATCAGCAAGAAGCTGCGCCCAG ATGGCTCGGAGGTGGCCAGTGCGGCCCCTGCGCCCGGCCCGCCGCGGCAGCTGGTGGAGGAGCTGCAGAGCCGCTACCGGCAGATGGAGGAGCGCATCACCTGCCCGATCTGCATCGATAGCCACATCCGCCTTGTGTTTCAGTGCGGCCATGGCGCGTGCGCGCCTTGCGGCGCTGCGCTCAGCGCCTGCCCCATCTGCCGCCAGCCCATCCGCGACCGCATCCAGATCTTCGTGTGA
- the Mib2 gene encoding E3 ubiquitin-protein ligase MIB2 isoform X2: MDPDPQAGVQVGMRVVRGVDWKWGQQDGGEGGVGTVVELGRHGSPSTPDRTVVVQWDQGTRTNYRAGYQGAHDLLLYDNAQIGIRHPNIICDCCKKHGLRGMRWKCRVCFDYDLCTQCYMHNKHDLTHAFERYETAHSRPVTLSPRQGLPRISLRGIFQGAKVVRGPDWEWGSQDGGEGKPGHVVDIRGWDVETGRSVASVTWADGTTNVYRVGHKGKVDLKCVGEAAGGFYYKEHLPRLGKPAELQRRVSADSQPFQRGDKVKCLLDTDVLRDMQEGHGGWNPRMAETGTVHRITDRGDVRVQFNHETRWTFHPGALTKHNSFWVGDVVRVIDDLDTVKRLQAGHGEWTDDMAPALGRIGKVVKVFGDGNLRVAVGGQRWTFSPSCLLAYRPEEDANLDVAERARENKSAAPAPVTCGRQGGPWPALTSALPPGSLSVALDKLRAQKSDPEHPGRLVVEAALGNVARALDLLRRHPEQVDTKNQGRTALQVAAYLGQVELVRLLLQARAGVDLPDDEGNTAVHYAALGNQPEAARVLLSAGCGADVLNGSRSTALHVAVQRGFLEVVKILCERGCDVNLPDAHADTPLHSAISAGIGASGIVEVLTEVPGIDVTATNSQGFTLLHHASLKGHALAVRKILARARQLVDAKKEDGFTALHLAALNNHREVAQILIREGRCDVNVRNRKLQSPLHLAVQQAHVGLVPLLVDAGCSVNTEDEEGDTALHVALQRHQQLPLVADRAGGDPGPLQLLSRLQASGLPGSAELTVGAAVACFLALEGADVSYANHRGRSPLDLAAQGRVLKALQGCAQRFRERQAGSGGGTTPGPRHVLSTPNTVTNLHVTANVGPEAAECLVCSELALLVLFSPCQHRTVCEECARRMKKCIMCQVVISKKLRPDGSEVASAAPAPGPPRQLVEELQSRYRQMEERITCPICIDSHIRLVFQCGHGACAPCGAALSACPICRQPIRDRIQIFV; encoded by the exons ATGGACCCAGACCCCCAGGCAGGTGTGCAGGTGGGCATGCGTGTGGTGCGTGGCGTGGACTGGAAGTGGGGCCAGCAGGATGGAGGCGAGGGCGGCGTGGGCACGGTGGTGGAGCTCGGCCGCCATGGCAGCCCCTCGACCCCCGACCGCACAGTTGTTGTGCAGTGGGACCAAGGCACGCGCACCAACTATCGTGCCGGCTACCAGGGCGCCCACGACCTGCTTCTCTACGACAATGCACAGATCG GCATCCGCCACCCCAATATCATTTGTGACTGCTGTAAGAAGCACGGGCTGCGGGGCATGCGGTGGAAGTGCCGCGTCTGCTTCGACTACGACCTCTGCACGCAGTGCTACATGCACAACAAGCACGACCTCACCCATGCCTTTGAGCGCTATGAGACAGCCCACTCACGCCC TGTCACTCTGAGTCCCCGCCAGGGCCTCCCTAGGATCTCACTAAGGGGCATCTTTCAGGGAGCGAAGGTGGTGCGAGGCCCCGACTGGGAGTGGGGCTCACAGGACG gaggggaagggaagccaGGCCATGTGGTGGATATCCGTGGCTGGGATGTGGAGACAGGCAGGAGCGTGGCCAGCGTGACATGGGCAGATGGAACCACCAACGTGTACCGTGTAGGCCACAAGGGCAAGGTGGACCTCAAATGTGTAGGAGAGGCAGCTGGCGGGTTCTACTACAAGGAGCATCTCCCGAGGCTTG GCAAGCCAGCAGAGCTACAGCGCAGGGTGAGTGCTGACAGCCAGCCCTTCCAGCGTGGGGACAAGGTCAAGTGTCTGTTGGACACAGATGTCCTGAGGGACATGCAGGAAGGCCACGGCGGCTGGAACCCAAGGATGGCGGAG ACGGGCACCGTGCACCGCATCACGGACCGGGGGGACGTGCGTGTGCAGTTCAACCACGAGACCCGCTGGACCTTCCATCCTGGGGCTCTCACCAAG CACAACTCCTTCTGGGTGGGAGACGTGGTCCGGGTCATCGACGACCTTGATACCGTGAAGAGACTGCAGGCTGGACACGGAGAATGGACGGACGACATGGCTCCT GCCTTGGGCCGCATTGGGAAAGTGGTGAAAGTGTTTGGAGATGGGAACCTTCGTGTGGCAGTTGGCGGTCAGCGGTGGACCTTCAGCCCCTCCTGCTTGCTGGCCTACCGGCCTGAGGAGGACGCCAACCTGGATGTGGCTGAACGAGCCAGGGAGAACAAAAGTGCGGCACCAGCCccggtgacctgtgggaggcagggcgGCCCCTGGCCAGCACTTACCTCAGCCCTGCCCCCAGGCTCACTGAGTGTGGCCCTGGACAAGCTACGGGCCCAGAAGAGTGACCCGGAACACCCAGGGAGACTGGTGGTGGAGGCTGCACTGGGCAATGTGGCCCGGGCTCTGGACCTGCTGCGGAGGCATCCCGAACAG GTGGACACTAAGAACCAGGGCAGGACTGCCCTGCAGGTGGCTGCCTACTTGGGCCAGGTGGAGCTGGTGCGGCTGCTGCTGCAGGCAAGAGCAGGTGTGGACCTGCCAGACGACGAGGGCAACACCGCAGTACATTACGCAGCTCTCGG GAACCAGCCTGAGGCTGCTCGGGTGCTCCTGAGTGCAGGGTGCGGGGCAGATGTTCTCAATGGCAGCCGGAGCACAGCGCTGCACGTGGCTGTGCAGAGAGGCTTCCTGGAGGTGGTAAAGATCCTGTGTGAGCGTGGCTGTGACGTCAACCTTCCC GATGCCCATGCTGACACACCTCTGCACTCCGCCATCTCTGCGGGCATCGGTGCCAGTGGCATCGTTGAGGTCCTCACCGAGGTGCCAGGGATCGATGTCACTGCCACCAACAGCCAGGGCTTCACGTTGCTGCACCATGCATCCCTCAAAGGCCATGCGCT AGCTGTCAGGAAGATCCTGGCACGAGCTCGGCAGCTGGTGGACGCCAAGAAGGAGGATGGGTTTACTGCACTGCATCTGGCTGCCCTCAACAACCACCGTGAGGTGGCCCAGATCCTCATCCGAGAG GGTCGCTGTGATGTGAATGTGCGCAACCGGAAGCTCCAGTCCCCTCTACACCTGGCTGTGCAGCAGGCTCACGTGGGACTGGTGCCACTGTTGGTGGACGCTGGCTGCAGTGTCAACACTGAAGACGAGGAGGGAGACACAGCCCTGCACGTGGCACTGCAGCGGCATCAGCAGCTCCCCTTGGTGGCTGACAGGGCTGGGGGGGACCCAGGGCCCTTGCAGCTGCTGTCCAGg CTACAGGCCTCAGGCCTCCCGGGCAGCGCAGAGCTGACGGTGGGCGCAGCAGTGGCCTGCTTCCTGGCGCTGGAGGGCGCAGACGTGAGCTATGCCAACCACCGTGGCCGGAGCCCACTGGACCTGGCCGCTCAGGGCCGCGTGCTCAAGGCCCTGCAGGGCTGTGCCCAACGTTTCAG GGAGAGACAGGCAGGCAGCGGTGGGGGCACGACCCCGGGCCCCAGGCACGTGCTCAGCACCCCCAACACCGTGACGAATCTGCACGTGACCGCCAACGTGGGGCCGGAGGCCGCTGAGTGCCTGGTATGCTCAGAGCTGGCGTTGCTGGTTCTGTTCTCACCGTGCCAGCACCGCACCGTGTGCGAGG AGTGCGCACGCAGGATGAAGAAATGCATCATGTGCCAGGTGGTCATCAGCAAGAAGCTGCGCCCAG ATGGCTCGGAGGTGGCCAGTGCGGCCCCTGCGCCCGGCCCGCCGCGGCAGCTGGTGGAGGAGCTGCAGAGCCGCTACCGGCAGATGGAGGAGCGCATCACCTGCCCGATCTGCATCGATAGCCACATCCGCCTTGTGTTTCAGTGCGGCCATGGCGCGTGCGCGCCTTGCGGCGCTGCGCTCAGCGCCTGCCCCATCTGCCGCCAGCCCATCCGCGACCGCATCCAGATCTTCGTGTGA